A part of Paenibacillus sp. 481 genomic DNA contains:
- a CDS encoding response regulator transcription factor gives MYRIMIVEDDDKIASILQSSLTKYGYDVTRATQFTALKEELLQINPDLVLLDIHLPAYDGFYWCRQFRMVTNAPIIFVSARTGEMDQVMAIENGGDDYITKPFHLDVLLAKVKGVLRRTYGEYAGSSGNSGEEVNVFGLILHRTKNTLEWQEQRVDLTKNEALLLCCLLERISHVVSRETLLETLWDDVDFVDDNTLTVNVTRVRKKMEEIGISKAIETVRGQGYRLQATWVEDGGPA, from the coding sequence ATGTATCGAATAATGATTGTTGAAGATGACGATAAAATTGCTTCCATATTGCAATCTTCGTTAACAAAATACGGCTATGACGTCACAAGGGCGACTCAATTCACCGCCTTAAAAGAAGAACTGCTGCAAATTAATCCCGATCTCGTATTGCTTGATATTCATTTGCCTGCTTATGACGGGTTTTATTGGTGCCGTCAATTCCGGATGGTGACGAATGCACCGATTATTTTCGTGTCTGCGCGCACTGGAGAGATGGATCAAGTGATGGCGATTGAAAATGGTGGGGATGACTATATAACGAAGCCTTTTCATCTCGATGTATTATTAGCAAAAGTGAAGGGCGTACTGCGCCGTACGTATGGGGAATATGCGGGCAGCAGCGGGAATAGCGGTGAGGAAGTAAATGTGTTCGGACTTATTTTGCATCGTACAAAAAATACGTTGGAATGGCAGGAGCAGCGTGTGGATCTAACGAAAAATGAAGCGTTGCTGTTATGTTGTCTACTCGAACGAATTAGTCATGTAGTCTCTAGAGAAACGCTGTTAGAAACGCTGTGGGATGATGTTGACTTTGTTGATGATAATACGCTAACTGTAAACGTTACGCGTGTACGTAAGAAGATGGAGGAAATCGGCATTAGCAAGGCGATTGAAACGGTGCGTGGGCAAGGTTACCGCTTGCAGGCTACTTGGGTTGAAGATGGGGGACCAGCATGA